The proteins below come from a single Streptomyces sp. B3I8 genomic window:
- a CDS encoding DUF3140 domain-containing protein, whose translation MADALELDTLWDEFHRVVNMTSQELAAWLRVQDAGEETEPMPDRAGPATGQHVLAILQKRRTDLGEADIDVMYEVVDAVTAEQDRADEPEPERADSAEDTARRHRLMSLGHDPLKPERTESRSQSR comes from the coding sequence ATGGCCGACGCCCTCGAACTCGACACGCTGTGGGACGAGTTCCACCGTGTGGTGAACATGACCTCCCAGGAGCTGGCGGCCTGGCTGCGGGTCCAGGACGCCGGGGAGGAGACCGAGCCGATGCCCGACCGGGCAGGCCCGGCGACCGGACAGCATGTGCTGGCCATCCTGCAGAAGCGGCGCACGGACCTCGGGGAAGCCGACATCGACGTGATGTACGAGGTCGTGGACGCCGTCACCGCCGAGCAGGACCGGGCGGACGAGCCCGAGCCGGAGCGCGCGGACAGCGCGGAGGACACGGCACGGCGGCACCGGCTGATGTCCCTCGGCCACGACCCGCTCAAACCGGAGCGGACGGAGTCCCGCTCACAGTCCCGCTGA
- a CDS encoding Dps family protein, producing MTVVKSTLPDDARRVAGDVLQQTLVDLLGLSLVGKQAHWSIVGPRFRSIHLQLDEVVDTARTFSDTVAERAAAIGVPPDGRPETIAASFNLGGPKVGWVRDSDVVQMVVDALETAVKRLRERIRATDEADPVTQDLLIAITADLEKQRWMFDAENYPHEEG from the coding sequence ATGACCGTAGTGAAGAGCACGCTCCCCGACGATGCCCGTCGAGTGGCCGGGGACGTCCTCCAGCAGACGCTGGTGGACCTGCTCGGCCTCTCGCTCGTCGGCAAGCAGGCGCACTGGAGCATCGTCGGGCCCCGGTTCCGTTCCATTCACCTCCAGCTCGACGAGGTCGTGGACACCGCCCGGACGTTCTCCGACACCGTGGCCGAGCGCGCGGCCGCGATCGGCGTGCCGCCGGACGGCCGGCCGGAGACCATCGCCGCCTCGTTCAACCTGGGCGGCCCGAAGGTCGGCTGGGTGCGCGACTCCGACGTCGTCCAGATGGTCGTGGACGCCCTGGAGACCGCCGTCAAACGGCTGCGGGAGCGGATCCGCGCCACCGACGAGGCCGACCCGGTCACTCAGGACCTGCTGATCGCGATCACCGCCGACCTGGAGAAGCAGCGCTGGATGTTCGACGCGGAGAACTACCCGCACGAGGAGGGCTGA
- a CDS encoding sulfite exporter TauE/SafE family protein — MDTISLSHLTPWGFAALAAAVVLVGFSKTAVSGANTVSLAIFAAVLPARASTGVLLPLLIAGDVLAVLTYRRHAHWPTLWRLFPAVAVGLVLGTGFLLWAGDGVVRVSIGAILLLMAAVTMWRRRTAERGSDPDEVVTRGGRIKARSYGVLGGFTTMVANAGGPVMSLYLLSAGFRKLGFLGTSAFFYLIVNLVKVPFSAGLGLIDGRSLLLDAALVVFVVPGALLGKWAADRINQRLFERLVIAATVVGGVQLLVR, encoded by the coding sequence ATGGACACGATCTCGCTCTCGCACCTGACCCCGTGGGGCTTCGCCGCGCTCGCCGCGGCCGTCGTCCTCGTCGGCTTCTCCAAGACCGCGGTGAGCGGCGCCAATACCGTCAGCCTGGCGATCTTCGCGGCCGTGCTGCCGGCCCGCGCGTCGACCGGCGTACTGCTGCCCCTCCTCATCGCCGGCGACGTCCTCGCCGTCCTCACCTACCGGCGGCACGCCCACTGGCCCACCCTGTGGCGGCTCTTCCCCGCGGTGGCGGTCGGCCTCGTCCTCGGCACCGGGTTCCTGCTGTGGGCCGGTGACGGAGTCGTACGGGTGTCGATCGGGGCGATCCTGCTGCTGATGGCGGCGGTCACGATGTGGCGCCGGCGCACCGCCGAACGCGGAAGCGACCCGGACGAGGTGGTCACCCGGGGCGGCAGGATCAAGGCGCGCTCGTACGGCGTCCTCGGCGGCTTCACCACGATGGTCGCCAACGCGGGCGGCCCGGTGATGTCGCTCTACCTGCTCTCCGCGGGCTTCCGCAAGCTCGGTTTCCTGGGCACCTCGGCGTTCTTCTACCTCATCGTCAACCTGGTCAAGGTGCCGTTCAGCGCGGGCCTGGGGCTGATCGACGGCCGGTCGCTGCTGCTCGACGCGGCACTCGTGGTGTTCGTCGTCCCGGGCGCCCTCCTCGGCAAGTGGGCCGCCGACCGCATCAACCAGCGCCTCTTCGAACGCCTCGTGATCGCCGCGACGGTGGTGGGCGGCGTGCAACTGCTGGTGCGGTGA
- a CDS encoding cobalt-precorrin-6A reductase has product MSPHVLILGGTTEARHLAAALAARPGVRVTTSLAGRVTRPGALDGQVRVGGFGGAEGLAAWLRDHAVDALVDATHPFAERITAHAARAAAATGVPAVFLRRPGFPPTDPDDQRVTVPSLTAAARTLAGLAPARVLLTTGRLGLAAFADLDQHHFLVRSVEPPDPPLPARAEVLLARGPFTLEDELALLRHRDIRILVTKDSGGSATAPKLTAARRLGVPVVLVGRPALPAGVTAVEDVAGAVERLGLLGVVQVP; this is encoded by the coding sequence ATGTCCCCGCACGTCCTGATCCTCGGCGGCACCACCGAGGCCCGGCACCTCGCCGCCGCGCTCGCCGCCCGCCCCGGCGTACGGGTGACCACCTCCCTCGCCGGCCGGGTCACCCGCCCCGGTGCCCTTGACGGGCAGGTGCGCGTCGGCGGCTTCGGCGGGGCCGAGGGGCTCGCCGCCTGGCTGCGCGACCACGCCGTGGACGCCCTCGTCGACGCCACCCACCCCTTCGCCGAACGGATCACCGCCCACGCGGCACGGGCCGCCGCGGCGACCGGCGTCCCGGCGGTGTTCCTGCGTCGCCCCGGCTTCCCGCCCACCGACCCCGACGACCAGCGTGTCACGGTCCCCTCCCTGACCGCCGCGGCCCGGACGCTGGCCGGACTCGCCCCCGCCCGGGTCCTGCTCACCACCGGACGACTCGGTCTCGCCGCCTTCGCCGACCTGGACCAGCACCACTTCCTCGTACGGTCGGTGGAACCGCCCGACCCCCCGCTGCCTGCCCGCGCGGAAGTGCTCCTGGCCCGGGGTCCCTTCACCCTCGAGGACGAGCTGGCGCTGCTGCGGCACCGCGACATCCGGATCCTGGTCACCAAGGACAGCGGCGGCTCCGCCACGGCTCCCAAACTCACCGCGGCCCGCCGACTCGGCGTCCCGGTCGTCCTCGTCGGGCGCCCCGCGCTCCCGGCAGGCGTGACGGCCGTCGAGGACGTGGCGGGCGCGGTGGAGAGGCTGGGCCTGCTCGGGGTGGTTCAGGTGCCGTGA
- the cobF gene encoding precorrin-6A synthase (deacetylating), translated as MREIHVIGIGAGDPDQLTLQAVKALKRTDVFFLLDKGEAKADLVRLRRDILDAHLPQGTYRLVEARDPERDRTAGSAAYSPAVDDWRSARADIYERLLAEELGEQESGAFLVWGDPALYDSTLGILEEVRERGNVAFTYDVVPGISSVSALVARHRTGLNRVARPVQITTGRRLAEGFPEGVDDVVVMLDAHQAFLRHAQDETAEDMHIYWGAYIGTPDEILASGPLAKTAPEIARLRAEARERKGWIMDTYLLRRRPKE; from the coding sequence GTGCGAGAGATTCATGTCATCGGCATCGGAGCGGGCGACCCCGACCAGCTCACCCTGCAGGCGGTCAAGGCGCTGAAGCGCACCGACGTGTTCTTCCTCCTGGACAAGGGCGAGGCGAAGGCGGACCTGGTGCGGCTGCGCCGGGACATCCTCGACGCGCATCTGCCGCAGGGCACGTACCGGCTGGTCGAGGCCCGGGACCCGGAGCGCGACCGGACGGCCGGGAGCGCCGCCTACTCCCCGGCCGTCGACGACTGGCGCAGCGCCCGTGCCGACATCTACGAGCGGCTGCTCGCCGAGGAACTCGGCGAGCAGGAGAGCGGGGCGTTCCTGGTCTGGGGCGACCCCGCACTGTACGACAGCACGCTGGGCATCCTGGAAGAGGTGCGAGAGCGGGGGAACGTGGCGTTCACGTACGACGTCGTCCCCGGCATCAGCAGCGTCTCCGCGCTGGTGGCCCGCCACCGCACGGGCCTGAACCGGGTGGCGCGCCCGGTCCAGATCACCACGGGCCGCCGCCTCGCGGAGGGATTCCCCGAGGGGGTGGACGACGTGGTGGTGATGCTCGACGCGCACCAGGCGTTCCTGCGTCACGCGCAGGACGAGACCGCCGAGGACATGCACATCTACTGGGGCGCGTACATCGGCACGCCGGACGAGATCCTGGCGTCGGGCCCGCTGGCGAAGACGGCCCCCGAGATCGCGCGCCTGCGGGCGGAGGCGCGGGAGCGCAAGGGCTGGATCATGGACACGTATCTGCTCCGCAGGCGGCCGAAGGAGTGA
- a CDS encoding DUF309 domain-containing protein — protein MSGTSGVRTDDGRDRDAEGRARNARPRDGLGRPLPYGAEGVPRQPEGVVREPDESVAEAQTLLDAGRPFHAHEVFEDAWKTGPEEERGLWRGLAQLAVGLTHAARGNVAGGARLLRRGAGAVEEWRARGADANDPAGAPASDPHGLALPGLIDWARELAADVERGGEPVDAAARAPRLRGDVRR, from the coding sequence ATGAGCGGGACATCCGGAGTACGCACGGACGACGGTCGGGACCGGGACGCCGAGGGGCGGGCGCGGAACGCGCGCCCGCGGGACGGGCTGGGGCGGCCGCTGCCGTACGGCGCCGAGGGCGTTCCCCGGCAGCCCGAGGGGGTCGTACGGGAGCCGGACGAGTCGGTCGCGGAGGCGCAGACGCTGCTGGACGCGGGCCGGCCCTTCCACGCGCACGAGGTGTTCGAGGACGCGTGGAAGACCGGTCCCGAGGAGGAGCGCGGCCTGTGGCGGGGGCTGGCGCAGCTCGCGGTGGGCCTCACCCACGCGGCCCGCGGCAATGTGGCGGGCGGCGCCCGGCTGCTGCGGCGCGGCGCCGGGGCGGTGGAGGAGTGGCGGGCGCGGGGCGCGGACGCGAATGACCCCGCAGGTGCCCCCGCGAGTGACCCGCACGGTCTCGCTCTGCCCGGACTGATCGACTGGGCGCGGGAGTTGGCGGCCGACGTGGAGCGCGGCGGCGAGCCGGTCGACGCGGCCGCCCGGGCTCCCCGGCTGCGGGGCGACGTCCGGCGTTGA
- a CDS encoding Gfo/Idh/MocA family oxidoreductase, which yields MRIGIMGLGRIGAFHAETLSALPVVDSLVVTDPVTAAAKRAAERFGAEVADTPESVLAAGVDGVVIAAATDAHPELLLAAVRAGVPVFCEKPVARTMREGTEVLAAVRDSGVEIQIGFNRRFDAGFTAAREAVRRGELGPLHTVRSTTLDPAPPPAAYIATSGGIFRDCAVHDFDIIRWVTGREVTEVYATGGNRGAEFIKAAGDADTTGALLTLDDGTLAVVSNSRHNARGYDVRMELHGFNDSIAVGLEDRLPLRSVEPGVSFPAGLPYDFFMDRFTDAYRRELAGFTEMVAGRRPSPCTVEDALEAGWIAEACALSLAEHRPVTLEEVRRES from the coding sequence ATGCGCATCGGCATCATGGGGCTCGGACGGATCGGCGCGTTCCACGCCGAGACCCTCTCCGCCCTCCCGGTGGTCGACTCCCTCGTGGTCACCGACCCGGTCACGGCGGCCGCCAAGCGGGCCGCCGAGCGGTTCGGCGCCGAGGTGGCGGACACACCGGAGTCCGTCCTGGCGGCGGGCGTGGACGGCGTGGTGATCGCCGCGGCCACCGACGCCCACCCGGAGCTGCTGCTGGCGGCGGTACGGGCCGGGGTGCCCGTGTTCTGCGAGAAGCCGGTCGCCCGCACCATGCGGGAGGGCACCGAGGTGCTGGCGGCGGTGCGGGACAGCGGGGTGGAGATCCAGATCGGCTTCAACCGCCGCTTCGACGCCGGTTTCACCGCCGCCCGGGAGGCCGTGCGCCGCGGCGAGCTGGGCCCGCTGCACACCGTGCGGTCCACGACGCTGGACCCGGCGCCGCCGCCGGCCGCGTACATCGCCACGTCCGGCGGCATCTTCCGCGACTGCGCGGTGCACGACTTCGACATCATCCGCTGGGTCACCGGCCGCGAGGTCACCGAGGTGTACGCGACCGGCGGCAACCGGGGTGCCGAGTTCATCAAGGCGGCGGGCGACGCGGACACCACGGGCGCGCTGCTCACCCTGGACGACGGCACGCTCGCCGTGGTGTCCAACAGCCGCCACAACGCCCGGGGTTATGACGTCCGCATGGAGCTGCACGGCTTCAACGACAGCATCGCGGTCGGCCTGGAGGACCGGCTGCCGCTGCGCTCGGTGGAGCCGGGGGTGTCGTTCCCGGCGGGGCTGCCGTACGACTTCTTCATGGACCGCTTCACCGACGCCTACCGCCGCGAACTGGCCGGGTTCACCGAGATGGTGGCCGGCCGGCGCCCCTCACCGTGCACGGTGGAGGACGCGCTGGAGGCCGGCTGGATCGCGGAGGCGTGCGCGCTGTCGCTGGCCGAGCACCGGCCGGTCACACTCGAGGAGGTGCGCCGGGAGTCGTAG
- a CDS encoding SDR family oxidoreductase: MGLLEGKVLLVNGGTQGIGAAVARAAAREGATVTVTGRRPEPGEALVAELTAAGARATYARADLADAEEAGASVTRVVAAHGRIDCLVNAAGLTSRGTLLDTTPELFDAHLAVNLRGPFFAMRAAVADMVRRGAPGTIVNIGSNCAHGGPPHLAAYSAAKAGLAGLTRNAAHAHRWDRVRINTLNIGWTATEGEDTTQRTFHGAGDDWREEAGRRLPMGRLGDPAEIADLVVLLLSDRSGVVTGSVVDWDQTVVGGQD; this comes from the coding sequence ATGGGACTGCTGGAGGGCAAGGTGCTCCTGGTCAACGGCGGCACCCAGGGCATCGGCGCCGCCGTCGCCCGGGCCGCCGCGCGGGAGGGTGCGACGGTCACGGTCACCGGGCGCCGCCCGGAGCCGGGCGAGGCCCTGGTCGCCGAACTGACCGCCGCCGGGGCGAGGGCGACGTACGCCCGCGCCGACCTCGCCGACGCGGAGGAGGCCGGCGCGAGCGTGACCCGGGTGGTGGCGGCGCACGGCCGGATCGACTGCCTGGTGAACGCCGCCGGGCTCACCTCGCGGGGCACGCTGCTCGACACCACGCCCGAACTGTTCGACGCGCACCTGGCGGTCAACCTCCGGGGACCGTTCTTCGCGATGCGGGCCGCCGTGGCGGACATGGTGCGGCGGGGGGCGCCCGGCACGATCGTCAACATCGGTTCGAACTGCGCGCACGGCGGCCCGCCGCACCTCGCCGCGTACTCCGCCGCCAAGGCGGGGCTCGCCGGGCTGACCCGCAACGCGGCCCACGCCCACCGCTGGGACCGCGTCCGGATCAACACGCTCAACATCGGCTGGACGGCGACGGAGGGGGAGGACACCACCCAGCGGACCTTCCACGGGGCGGGCGACGACTGGCGCGAGGAGGCGGGCCGACGGCTGCCCATGGGCAGACTCGGCGACCCCGCCGAGATCGCCGACCTCGTCGTCCTGCTGCTGTCCGACCGCTCCGGCGTGGTCACCGGGTCGGTCGTCGACTGGGACCAGACCGTCGTCGGCGGACAGGACTGA
- a CDS encoding phytanoyl-CoA dioxygenase family protein — MSHATPVRSSWLSEQDCDLAVFRALVERTTDPADHPHAAGVVDNVLFYDGDRLRAAGRAERRAVSEEVVRALTDGPGVAVFRNAFPDASVVDRATAAFEAVIDAQRAAGTLAGDHFAAPGANDRVWNALEKLARQDPEVFADYYANEVLAQVCEAWLGPNYQITSQLNQVNPGGTAQSPHRDYHLGFLSADAAAAYPAHVHRLSPVLTLQGAVAHRDMPVESGPTLYLPYSQRYEPGYLAWRLPEFRAYFDAHHVQLPLAKGDAVFFNPALFHAAGANRSADVRRMANLLQISSAFGRAMERVDREAVVNAVYPVLLKRKAAGADGEWLDRVVAACAEGYPFPTDLDLDPPVDGLAPPSQADLVRRAVREEWTPEALREALAATAGRRRG, encoded by the coding sequence ATGTCCCACGCCACCCCCGTGCGCAGCTCGTGGCTGTCCGAGCAGGACTGCGACCTCGCCGTCTTCCGTGCCCTGGTGGAGCGCACCACCGATCCGGCCGACCATCCCCACGCCGCCGGGGTGGTGGACAACGTCCTCTTCTATGACGGTGACCGGCTGCGTGCCGCGGGGAGGGCCGAGCGGCGGGCGGTGTCGGAGGAGGTGGTGCGCGCACTGACCGACGGGCCGGGGGTCGCCGTCTTCCGGAACGCCTTCCCGGACGCCTCGGTCGTGGACCGGGCCACCGCGGCCTTCGAGGCGGTGATCGACGCGCAGCGCGCGGCCGGCACCCTCGCGGGCGACCACTTCGCCGCGCCGGGCGCCAACGACCGGGTGTGGAACGCGCTGGAGAAACTGGCCCGGCAGGACCCCGAGGTGTTCGCGGACTACTACGCCAACGAGGTTCTCGCGCAGGTGTGCGAGGCGTGGCTGGGCCCCAATTACCAGATCACCTCGCAGCTCAACCAGGTCAATCCCGGTGGCACCGCCCAGTCGCCGCACCGCGACTACCACCTGGGCTTCCTGTCGGCCGACGCCGCGGCCGCGTACCCGGCGCACGTCCACCGCCTCTCCCCCGTGCTCACCCTGCAGGGCGCGGTGGCGCACCGCGACATGCCGGTCGAGTCGGGACCGACGCTCTACCTGCCGTATTCACAGCGCTACGAGCCGGGCTATCTGGCCTGGCGGCTGCCGGAGTTCCGCGCCTACTTCGACGCCCACCACGTCCAGCTCCCGCTCGCCAAGGGGGACGCGGTCTTCTTCAACCCGGCGCTGTTCCACGCGGCCGGCGCCAACCGGTCGGCGGACGTCCGGCGCATGGCGAATCTGCTGCAGATCTCGTCGGCGTTCGGCCGGGCCATGGAGAGAGTGGACCGCGAGGCCGTGGTGAACGCGGTGTATCCGGTGCTGCTGAAGCGGAAGGCGGCGGGCGCGGACGGGGAGTGGCTGGACCGGGTCGTCGCCGCCTGTGCCGAGGGTTACCCCTTCCCCACCGACCTGGACCTCGACCCGCCGGTGGACGGCCTGGCCCCGCCCTCGCAGGCGGACCTGGTCCGGCGCGCGGTTCGCGAGGAGTGGACGCCGGAAGCGCTGCGCGAGGCCCTGGCGGCCACCGCCGGGCGCCGCCGCGGCTGA
- a CDS encoding LacI family DNA-binding transcriptional regulator encodes MPHPYPLREIARQAGLSEATVDRVLNERGGVRPGTAREVHRAVAELDRQRTQVGLVGRTFMIDIVMQAPERFSSAVRAALEAELPLLQPAVLRCRFHLRETGPVAELVATLDRIARRGSRGVLLKAPDVPEVTAAAGRLTAAGVPVVTLATDLPAADRLAYVGIDNRAAGATAAYLTAQWLGDRPGSVLISLSSGFMRNEEEREMGFRGTLRSLRPRHALVEIDEGQGLDAAQYHLVRDALARDPEIRAVYSIGGGNVATLEAFEAAGRECAVFVAHDLDQDNTRLLAAHRLSAVLHHDLRQDMRQACRIVLRAHGALPPAGPVRPSAIQVVTPYNMPPEAGDAAGVLAGGPA; translated from the coding sequence ATGCCCCACCCGTACCCGTTGCGTGAGATCGCCCGTCAGGCGGGGCTCAGCGAGGCCACCGTCGACCGTGTCCTCAACGAACGCGGGGGAGTGCGCCCCGGCACCGCGCGCGAGGTGCACCGGGCCGTCGCCGAGCTCGACCGGCAGCGGACGCAGGTCGGACTGGTCGGCCGCACCTTCATGATCGACATCGTGATGCAGGCGCCGGAACGGTTCTCCTCCGCCGTGCGCGCCGCCCTGGAGGCCGAACTGCCCCTGCTCCAGCCCGCGGTGCTGCGCTGCCGCTTCCATCTGCGCGAGACCGGACCCGTGGCGGAACTCGTCGCCACCCTGGACCGGATCGCCCGGCGCGGCTCCCGGGGCGTGCTGCTGAAGGCACCCGACGTGCCCGAGGTCACCGCCGCCGCCGGACGGCTCACGGCGGCCGGCGTCCCGGTCGTGACCCTCGCCACCGACCTGCCCGCGGCCGACCGGCTCGCCTACGTCGGCATCGACAACCGGGCGGCCGGCGCGACGGCCGCGTACCTGACCGCGCAGTGGCTCGGCGACCGCCCCGGCAGTGTGCTGATCAGTCTGAGCAGCGGCTTCATGCGCAACGAGGAGGAGCGCGAGATGGGCTTCCGCGGCACCCTGCGCAGCCTGCGGCCCCGGCACGCGCTGGTCGAGATCGACGAGGGGCAGGGGCTGGACGCCGCCCAGTACCACCTCGTCCGGGACGCGCTCGCCCGCGATCCGGAGATCCGCGCGGTCTACTCGATCGGCGGCGGCAACGTGGCCACGCTGGAGGCGTTCGAGGCGGCGGGCCGCGAGTGCGCGGTGTTCGTCGCGCACGACCTCGACCAGGACAACACCCGGCTGCTGGCCGCGCACCGGCTCTCCGCGGTCCTCCACCACGACCTGCGCCAGGACATGCGCCAGGCCTGCCGGATCGTCCTGCGGGCCCACGGGGCACTGCCCCCGGCGGGGCCCGTGCGGCCGTCGGCGATCCAGGTGGTGACGCCGTACAACATGCCGCCGGAGGCCGGGGACGCCGCCGGGGTCCTGGCCGGCGGCCCCGCTTGA
- a CDS encoding MFS transporter, with protein MNEPSRNPHARRAAAAALVGTVLEWYDFIIYGTAAAIVLNSAFFPTDNPVTGTLAALATYAVGFVARPLGGLVLGRLGDRMGRKRVLVLTLLLMGGATTLIGLLPTYATLGPLAPALLVLLRLVQGFGAGGEYAGAVVLSVEHADPGRRGLAGSAAPLGFAVGTLLANGVFALFMLMPTSAFEAWGWRIPFLLGAVCVAVGYLVRRRVQEPEAFTAVQESERQPSPLFAALRRHPRSFFIVIGTRMGENGFAYLFPVFGVAYISTTLGLGDSLGLVAVMTASAVQLATVPFYGWLSDRWGRRPVYAAGAALSLLWLVPFFLLVGTTDSVAVVGAFVVGLGLVYPAMLAPQAAWYAELFDTEFRLTGFAFAREIGSVVAGGLSPFIATVLYAWADHWWPIVVYMALLSLITLAALAMGPETSGRGLDHDARTQDGRTPKAASAVAVPLSPRGLQNRAE; from the coding sequence ATGAATGAGCCGTCGCGGAATCCGCACGCCAGAAGAGCGGCCGCGGCCGCCCTCGTGGGCACAGTCCTGGAGTGGTACGACTTCATCATCTACGGCACAGCCGCCGCGATCGTCCTCAACTCGGCGTTCTTCCCCACTGACAACCCGGTGACCGGCACCCTTGCCGCCCTCGCCACCTATGCCGTCGGTTTCGTGGCCAGGCCATTGGGCGGGCTCGTGCTGGGGCGGCTGGGTGACCGGATGGGCCGCAAGAGGGTCCTGGTGCTGACCTTGCTGCTGATGGGCGGCGCCACCACGCTGATCGGCCTGCTGCCCACCTACGCGACCCTCGGCCCGCTCGCTCCCGCGCTACTGGTGCTGCTGAGGCTGGTGCAGGGCTTCGGCGCCGGTGGTGAGTACGCGGGAGCCGTGGTGCTGTCGGTGGAGCACGCCGATCCCGGGCGCCGAGGTCTTGCCGGATCGGCCGCACCCCTCGGTTTCGCCGTGGGGACTCTCCTCGCCAACGGCGTCTTCGCGCTGTTCATGTTGATGCCGACAAGCGCCTTCGAGGCCTGGGGCTGGCGCATCCCCTTCCTGCTCGGTGCGGTCTGTGTGGCCGTCGGCTACCTGGTGCGCCGACGGGTGCAGGAACCGGAGGCGTTCACGGCCGTCCAGGAGTCGGAGCGGCAGCCGTCGCCCCTGTTCGCGGCGTTGCGGCGGCATCCCCGCAGCTTCTTCATCGTGATCGGCACACGGATGGGGGAGAACGGCTTCGCGTACCTCTTCCCCGTCTTCGGGGTCGCCTACATCTCCACCACGCTGGGCCTCGGCGACTCCCTCGGCCTGGTCGCGGTCATGACCGCTTCCGCCGTACAACTGGCCACCGTTCCGTTCTACGGTTGGCTCAGCGATCGCTGGGGGCGCCGCCCCGTGTACGCGGCCGGTGCCGCACTCTCCCTGCTGTGGCTCGTCCCGTTCTTCCTCCTGGTCGGCACCACCGACTCCGTCGCGGTGGTCGGCGCCTTCGTCGTCGGCCTCGGGCTCGTCTATCCGGCGATGCTCGCGCCTCAGGCGGCTTGGTACGCGGAGCTCTTCGACACCGAGTTCAGGCTGACCGGCTTCGCCTTCGCCAGGGAGATCGGGTCCGTAGTCGCAGGGGGCCTGTCACCCTTCATCGCCACCGTTCTTTACGCATGGGCCGACCACTGGTGGCCCATCGTGGTCTACATGGCCCTGCTGTCCCTCATCACTCTCGCGGCGCTGGCCATGGGGCCGGAGACATCCGGCCGCGGCCTCGACCATGACGCCCGCACCCAAGACGGCCGCACCCCGAAGGCCGCCTCCGCGGTTGCCGTGCCACTCAGCCCTCGTGGACTCCAGAACCGAGCCGAGTGA